In Halanaeroarchaeum sp. HSR-CO, one DNA window encodes the following:
- a CDS encoding DUF5830 family protein — translation MSDSEPDPVELGVELLSKLEDPELSVATVVDRLESVTTHPRTTRQILETAAERGVIERDGSTVSPRGGDYVRFESEVIQKEGEFTCQRCSAEISTGYFIDLDAGELGPYGSSCIRTVTGRE, via the coding sequence GTGTCGGATTCCGAGCCAGACCCCGTGGAACTCGGCGTTGAACTCCTCTCGAAACTCGAGGACCCGGAGCTATCGGTCGCGACGGTGGTGGATCGACTCGAGTCGGTGACGACCCACCCCCGGACAACGCGGCAGATACTGGAGACGGCGGCGGAGCGCGGCGTGATCGAGCGGGATGGATCGACGGTCAGTCCCCGGGGTGGCGACTACGTTCGCTTCGAGAGCGAGGTGATCCAGAAGGAGGGCGAGTTCACCTGCCAGCGCTGCAGCGCGGAGATTTCGACGGGGTACTTCATCGATCTGGACGCGGGCGAACTCGGTCCCTACGGATCGTCGTGTATCCGGACGGTCACCGGTCGGGAATGA